A region from the Hippopotamus amphibius kiboko isolate mHipAmp2 chromosome 15, mHipAmp2.hap2, whole genome shotgun sequence genome encodes:
- the TNFSF14 gene encoding tumor necrosis factor ligand superfamily member 14 has product MEETVVRPSVFVVDGQTDIPFTRLGRSRRRQPCSAARLGLGLLLLLLAAGLAIQGWFLLHLHWRLEAMVTPLQDRGAGSWQQLVQERRPQQANPAAHLTGANSSLTGSGGPLLWETKLGLAFLRGLSYRDGALVIAQAGYYYIYSKVQLGGVGCPQGLTGGLPITHGLYKRTTRYPEELELLVSRRSPCGRASSPRVWWDSSFLGGVVHLDAGEEVVVRVPDESLVRVRDGTRSYFGAFMV; this is encoded by the exons ATGGAGGAGACAGTTGTGAGGCCCTCGGTGTTCGTGGTGGATGGACAGACGGACATCCCGTTTACGAGGCTGGGGCGCAGCCGCCGGAGACAGCCCTGCAGTGCTGCCCggctgggcctgggcctcctgctgctgctgttggcGGCAGGACTGGCCATCCAGGGCTGGTTCCTGCTGCACCTGCACTGGCGCCTGGAGGCGATGGTCACCCCCCTGCAG GACAGAGGTGCAGGATCCTGGCAGCAGCTGGTGCAAG AGCGGAGGCCCCAGCAGGCCAACCCAGCAGCACACCTCACAG GGGCCAACTCCAGCCTGACGGGCAGCGGGGGCCCACTGTTGTGGGAGACTAAACTGGGCCTGGCCTTCTTGAGGGGCCTCAGCTACCGGGACGGTGCCCTGGTGATCGCCCAGGCCGGCTACTATTACATCTACTCCAAGGTGCAGTTGGGCGGTGTGGGTTGCCCCCAGGGGCTGACCGGCGGCCTGCCCATCACCCACGGCCTCTACAAGCGCACCACCCGCTACCCCGAGGAGCTGGAGCTGCTGGTCAGCCGGCGGTCACCCTGCGGGCGAGCAAGCAGCCCCCGGGTCTGGTGGGACAGCAGCTTCCTGGGCGGAGTGGTCCACCTTGATGCCGGAGAGGAGGTGGTGGTGCGCGTGCCTGATGAGAGCCTGGTCCGAGTCCGCGATGGCACGCGCTCCTACTTCGGGGCGTTCATGGTGTGA